The following coding sequences are from one Triticum dicoccoides isolate Atlit2015 ecotype Zavitan chromosome 4A, WEW_v2.0, whole genome shotgun sequence window:
- the LOC119285138 gene encoding phosphomevalonate kinase, peroxisomal-like produces the protein MEVVASAPGKVLVAGGYLVLERPNPGLVLSTTARFYAIVRPIHDELSPDSWAWAWADVKVTSPQLSREAAYKLSIKNSTLQLTSARESTNPFVEQAIQFSVAAAKVSITDKEKKDALDKLLLRGLNITILGSNDFYSYRKQIEARGLPLTPEVLLSLPPFCSITFNSEVANGTGEICKPEVAKTGLGSSAAMTASVVAALLHYLGAVNLSCSDQSSSVTATGRDFDFVHAIAQSAHCIAQGKIGSGFDVSAAVYGSHRYTRFSPEILSSAQVIGGSCLPDVVADIVTRRWDHEKTQFSLPPLMCLLLGEPGTGGSSTPSMVGSVKQWQKSDPQKAADTWSKLGMANSVLENQLRSLSKLSEDHWDAYESVVRSCSRLTFTKWTEVATNQQQELVVKSLLAARDAFLEIRLHMREMGVAAGVPIEPESQTQLLDATMNMEGVLLAGVPGAGGFDAVFSLTLGEASGAVANAWSSVGVLPLLVREDSRGVSLEAGDPRTEEVSTAVSSIQIG, from the exons ATGGAAGT GGTCGCGTCGGCGCCGGGGAAGGTGCTCGTGGCGGGAGGGTACCTGGTGCTGGAGCGCCCCAACCCCGGCCTCGTCCTCAGCACCACCGCCCGCTTCTACGCCATCGTCCGCCCGATCCACGACGAGCTCAGCCCCGACTCCTGGGCATGG GCGTGGGCGGATGTGAAGGTGACCTCCCCTCAGCTCTCCCGGGAGGCCGCCTACAAGCTATCCATCAAGAATTCGACGCTCCAATTGACGTCCGCAAG GGAGTCTACAAATCCTTTTGTGGAGCAGGCGATACAGTTCTCCGTAGCCGCTGCCAAAGTGTCTATTACTGACAAGGAGAAGAAAGATGCACTAGATAAGCTGCTGTTGCGAG GTTTGAACATCACAATTCTGGGTTCCAATGATTTCTATTCATACAGGAAGCAG ATTGAAGCACGTGGTCTGCCTCTAACGCCAGAGGTATTGCTTTCATTGCCTCCATTTTGCTCAATTACGTTTAACTCAGAAGTTGCTAATGGAACTGGAGAAATATGCAAACCTGAAGTGGCAAAAACTGGACTTGGATCATCAGCTGCCATGACTGCATCAGTTGTCGCTGCTCTTCTTCATTACCTTGGAGCTGTTAACCTTTCGTGTTCAGATCAATCATCCAGTGTCACTGCAACTGGACGAGATTTTGACTTTGTGCATGCTATTGCTCAAAGTGCACACTGTATAGCACAAGGGAAAATTGGCAGTGGCTTTGATGTTAGTGCCGCTGTCTATGGGAGTCACCGCTACACAAGGTTCTCTCCTGAAATCCTCTCCTCAGCCCAG GTTATAGGCGGGAGTTGCTTGCCAGATGTAGTAGCAGATATTGTTACACGGAGGTGGGATCATGAGAAGACccaattttctttgcctcctctgaTGTGCCTT CTTCTGGGTGAACCTGGAACTGGAGGATCATCTACTCCATCAATGGTTGGATCTGTGAAACAGTGGCAGAAGTCTGATCCTCAGAAAGCCGCAGATACATGGAGCAAGTTGGGAATGGCTAATTCAGTGCTGGAAAACCAATTGAGAAGCTTAAGCAAACTTTCTGAAGATCATTGGGATGCCTATGAATCTGTAGTGCGGTCCTGTAGTCGTCTCACATTCACGAAG TGGACAGAGGTGGCTACTAATCAGCAGCAAGAATTGGTTGTCAAATCATTATTGGCTGCGAGAGATGCTTTCCTTGAAATAAGGCTTCATATGCGAGAGATGGGTGTGGCAGCCGGTGTTCCA ATTGAGCCGGAGTCACAAACGCAACTTCTGGATGCCACTATGAATATGGAAGGTGTTCTACTAGCTGGTGTTCCTGGAGCCGGTGGCTTTGACGCAGTTTTCTCACTGACCTTAGGTGAAGCAAGTGGTGCTGTAGCAAATGCTTGGAGCTCGGTCGGTGTCCTCCCACTACTTGTTCGAGAAGACTCTCGGGGTGTTTCACTGGAAGCTGGCGATCCAAGAACAGAGGAGGTGTCAACCGCTGTGTCGTCCATACAGATTGGCTGA